A DNA window from Aestuariispira ectoiniformans contains the following coding sequences:
- a CDS encoding Lrp/AsnC family transcriptional regulator, with the protein MLAVQLEPQDIRILTALQANARLTNVELSEQVNLSPSQCYRRLKRLEEQGFIKQYATIVSRRAVGLDVMAFVSVTLDKHGEDPARAFNEAVNRFPEILECWAVSGDSDYLLRVVSTDLRSFSNFLMRDMLSLPMVAGVKSTILLEEEKNTTALPLNHLRD; encoded by the coding sequence ATGCTCGCCGTTCAGTTGGAACCTCAGGATATTCGCATTCTGACCGCGCTGCAGGCCAATGCCCGACTCACCAACGTGGAATTATCCGAACAGGTAAATCTGTCACCGTCGCAATGCTACCGGCGTCTGAAGCGGCTGGAGGAACAGGGTTTCATCAAGCAATATGCCACCATCGTCAGTCGCCGTGCGGTTGGCCTGGACGTCATGGCTTTCGTCAGCGTAACGCTGGATAAACATGGTGAAGACCCGGCCCGCGCCTTTAACGAGGCGGTCAACCGTTTCCCGGAAATCCTGGAATGCTGGGCTGTTTCGGGTGATTCGGATTATCTGCTGCGCGTTGTATCCACCGACCTGCGCAGTTTTTCCAACTTCCTGATGCGCGACATGTTGAGCCTGCCCATGGTGGCGGGTGTGAAATCCACCATCCTGCTGGAGGAAGAAAAAAATACGACGGCCCTGCCACTGAACCACCTGCGGGACTGA
- a CDS encoding bifunctional alpha/beta hydrolase/OsmC family protein — protein sequence MRSQKVTFEGSQGNLAARLDLPEGKPRAYALFAHCFTCSKDIFAASRIAAGLTELGIATLRFDFTGLGASDGEFANTNFSSNVEDLLCAVRFLEENYQPPRILIGHSLGGAAMLSVAGQVDDAKAIATIGAPFDPKHVGHHFLDKMEVIERDGEAEVQIAGRRFRVKKQFLDDIRSHDLEEKIANLKKALLVFHAPMDTTVGVENASAIFLAAKHPKSFVSLDDADHLLSRYEDSVYVSQVIGAWAPRYVPELQRDQIRTDLRAGRDATVVAETGEGLFSQFIDSAGHVLHADEPFEMGGDNLGPTPYGFLLSGLGACTSMTVRMYARRKGIPLERVAVRLRHQKIHAEDCEEFDGGIDVIEREVELVGDMTEDEIKRLLEIADKCPVHRTLESKVRVQTKRAEE from the coding sequence ATGCGCTCTCAAAAAGTTACGTTTGAGGGAAGTCAGGGCAATCTTGCCGCACGGCTGGATTTACCTGAAGGCAAGCCGAGGGCCTATGCTCTGTTTGCCCATTGTTTCACATGCTCGAAAGATATTTTTGCCGCTTCCCGGATTGCGGCCGGGCTGACCGAACTGGGGATTGCGACCCTGCGGTTTGATTTTACCGGTCTGGGGGCGTCGGACGGAGAATTCGCCAATACCAATTTCTCGTCCAATGTGGAGGACCTGCTTTGCGCGGTCCGCTTCCTGGAGGAAAACTACCAGCCGCCGCGTATTCTGATCGGCCACAGCCTGGGCGGTGCGGCGATGCTGTCCGTGGCGGGCCAGGTTGACGATGCCAAGGCGATTGCCACAATCGGCGCACCCTTTGATCCGAAACATGTAGGGCATCATTTCCTGGATAAGATGGAAGTGATTGAGCGCGATGGAGAGGCGGAAGTTCAGATCGCAGGTCGCCGCTTCCGGGTCAAGAAACAGTTCCTGGATGATATCCGCAGCCATGATCTGGAGGAAAAGATCGCCAACCTGAAAAAGGCGCTTCTGGTTTTCCATGCGCCGATGGACACAACCGTTGGCGTCGAGAATGCCAGTGCGATCTTCCTGGCAGCCAAACACCCGAAGAGTTTTGTTTCGCTGGATGATGCGGATCATCTTCTGTCCCGCTATGAGGACTCGGTTTACGTGAGCCAGGTGATCGGGGCCTGGGCGCCGCGCTATGTCCCGGAGTTGCAGCGCGACCAGATCAGAACGGACCTGCGCGCCGGACGCGATGCCACCGTCGTGGCGGAAACGGGCGAGGGGCTGTTCAGCCAGTTCATCGACAGTGCCGGACATGTCCTGCATGCGGACGAACCGTTCGAGATGGGCGGCGACAATCTGGGGCCAACACCTTATGGCTTTCTGTTGTCCGGGCTTGGGGCCTGCACGTCCATGACCGTGCGCATGTATGCGCGGCGCAAGGGCATTCCCCTGGAGCGGGTGGCGGTACGCCTGCGGCATCAAAAAATCCATGCGGAGGATTGTGAGGAATTCGACGGCGGGATTGATGTGATCGAGCGCGAGGTGGAGCTGGTCGGTGATATGACCGAAGACGAGATCAAACGCCTGCTGGAAATTGCCGATAAATGTCCGGTTCACAGGACGCTGGAAAGCAAGGTCCGGGTTCAGACCAAACGCGCGGAGGAGTAG
- a CDS encoding Lrp/AsnC family transcriptional regulator: MTVKPAEQPKYVYDPLDRELIALLRRDGRAPLSKLADILGVSRGTVQNRLDRLMESGALLGFTARVREDYDPDTVRAVMMIEVAGKSTTEVIRKLRGLPELQQLHTTNGAWDLVAEIRSSSLADFDRVLREVRMIDGILNSETSILLSSV; the protein is encoded by the coding sequence ATGACTGTAAAACCGGCGGAACAACCGAAGTATGTCTATGACCCCCTCGATCGGGAACTGATTGCTCTGTTGCGCCGGGATGGCCGTGCGCCCCTATCCAAACTGGCGGATATTCTGGGGGTGTCGCGGGGCACGGTTCAAAACCGTCTGGATCGCCTCATGGAAAGCGGGGCGTTGTTGGGTTTTACGGCGCGGGTGCGGGAGGATTACGACCCAGATACGGTGCGGGCGGTCATGATGATCGAGGTGGCCGGGAAGTCCACTACCGAGGTGATCCGCAAACTGCGCGGCCTGCCGGAATTGCAACAGTTGCATACCACCAACGGTGCCTGGGACCTGGTGGCGGAAATCCGCTCTTCCAGTCTGGCCGATTTCGACCGTGTATTGCGTGAGGTGCGCATGATCGACGGGATACTCAACAGCGAGACCAGCATCCTCCTGAGTTCCGTTTGA
- the hppD gene encoding 4-hydroxyphenylpyruvate dioxygenase — protein MSAVAAMKQDDSQDLWDNPMGTDGFEFVEYSSPEPEKLAALFKSLGFVAVARHRHKNVTLFRQGDINFILNDQPSSHAERFSKEHGPCACAMAFRVKDAAAAYEGLLARGAEGVESGAGPMELNIPAIKGIGGSLVYLVDRYGDRSIYDVDFEPIPGVDQKPQGSGLTYVDHLTHNVYKGNMDEWAGFYEKLFNFKEIRYFDIEGKLTSLKSRAMTSPCGKIRIPINEAAEDNGQIDEYLDEYKGEGIQHIALGTDNIYETVEGLRADGVDFMDTPDTYYEKLDERVPNHGEDLPRLQKNRILVDGAPTEGQGLLLQIFTKTVIGPIFYEIIQRKGNEGFGEGNFTALFESIELDQIRRGVLKKD, from the coding sequence ATGAGCGCAGTTGCCGCAATGAAACAGGACGACAGTCAGGACCTTTGGGACAACCCGATGGGAACTGACGGTTTTGAATTCGTCGAATATTCTTCCCCCGAGCCGGAAAAACTGGCGGCTCTTTTCAAGAGCCTGGGCTTTGTTGCGGTCGCCAGGCATCGCCACAAGAATGTGACCCTGTTCCGCCAGGGCGATATCAATTTCATTCTGAACGACCAGCCCTCCAGCCATGCGGAACGCTTCTCCAAGGAGCACGGTCCCTGCGCCTGTGCCATGGCTTTCCGTGTGAAGGATGCGGCGGCAGCCTACGAAGGTCTGCTGGCGCGCGGTGCGGAAGGTGTTGAAAGCGGCGCTGGTCCGATGGAGCTGAACATCCCCGCAATCAAGGGCATCGGCGGTTCTCTGGTTTATCTGGTCGACCGCTATGGCGACCGTTCCATCTATGACGTGGATTTCGAACCGATTCCGGGTGTCGATCAGAAACCGCAAGGCAGTGGCCTGACCTATGTGGATCACCTGACCCACAACGTCTACAAAGGCAACATGGACGAATGGGCGGGCTTTTATGAAAAGCTCTTCAACTTCAAGGAAATCCGCTATTTCGACATTGAAGGCAAGCTGACGTCCCTGAAATCCCGCGCCATGACCAGCCCCTGTGGCAAGATTCGTATTCCGATCAACGAGGCCGCCGAAGACAATGGCCAGATTGACGAATATCTGGACGAATATAAAGGCGAAGGCATTCAGCATATCGCACTGGGCACCGACAATATCTATGAGACCGTCGAAGGCCTGCGCGCCGACGGCGTGGACTTCATGGATACGCCGGACACCTATTACGAAAAACTGGACGAACGTGTGCCCAACCATGGTGAGGACCTGCCGCGCCTGCAGAAGAACCGCATTCTGGTGGATGGTGCGCCGACCGAAGGTCAGGGCCTGCTGTTGCAGATATTCACCAAGACGGTTATCGGCCCGATCTTCTACGAAATCATTCAGCGTAAAGGCAACGAAGGCTTCGGCGAAGGCAACTTCACCGCACTCTTCGAATCCATCGAGCTGGACCAGATTCGCCGTGGCGTCCTGAAAAAGGACTGA
- a CDS encoding cyclase family protein, which yields MRIIDLSQPLYPDMPVYPGDPAVGMPVVHTMESHGWVLRELTMGSHTGTHVDAFAHMVEDGAALDDIPLERFCGKAIAIGPEDDIPDRSGVILVEGEVDAALAARLKRAGSDFIAIGEKAELSEDMQRQLLADGILTFTDLVNTDALPRGQEFLFIGLPLKIRNGDGSPIRAVALLDY from the coding sequence ATGCGTATCATCGACCTAAGCCAGCCACTCTACCCGGATATGCCGGTTTATCCCGGTGATCCGGCTGTAGGAATGCCAGTGGTCCACACTATGGAGAGCCATGGCTGGGTCCTGCGGGAGCTGACTATGGGCAGCCATACCGGCACCCATGTAGATGCCTTCGCCCATATGGTGGAAGACGGAGCGGCGCTGGATGATATTCCATTGGAACGATTTTGCGGCAAGGCCATCGCCATCGGGCCGGAGGACGATATTCCTGACCGGAGCGGCGTGATCCTTGTCGAAGGCGAGGTCGACGCAGCCTTGGCCGCCAGGTTGAAACGGGCAGGCAGCGATTTCATCGCCATCGGTGAAAAAGCGGAATTGAGCGAGGACATGCAGCGGCAGCTTTTGGCCGATGGCATTCTGACCTTCACCGATCTGGTCAACACAGATGCCCTGCCGCGCGGCCAGGAATTCCTGTTCATCGGGCTGCCGCTGAAAATCAGGAATGGTGACGGTTCTCCCATACGCGCTGTGGCGTTGCTGGATTATTGA
- a CDS encoding 2-phosphosulfolactate phosphatase: MPHFQRDFDIRCEWGEAGATEVAAEADSCVIVDVLSFSTCVDVALSRGAVVYPYRYRDATASEFAVSKDAVLAGNRRTDGYSLSPVSLQSLPADSSLVLPSPNGATLSCAARGQTVIAGCLRNARAVAGYLQRVGGAVTFVPAGERWPDGNLRPAIEDLIGAGAIISVLPGRRSPEAQVAEAAFQAVASRLMQVLLDSASGRELTQHGFPEDVSIAGQLNVSDVVPVFRDDAYRSL; encoded by the coding sequence GTGCCGCATTTCCAAAGGGATTTTGACATACGCTGTGAATGGGGGGAAGCCGGTGCGACGGAGGTCGCGGCCGAAGCCGATAGCTGCGTGATTGTTGATGTGCTGTCTTTTTCCACCTGTGTTGATGTGGCGCTGTCCAGAGGGGCGGTTGTCTATCCCTACCGCTATCGGGACGCAACGGCGTCGGAATTTGCGGTTTCAAAAGATGCGGTGCTGGCGGGAAACCGTCGGACCGATGGCTATTCCCTTTCCCCAGTGAGCCTGCAATCCCTGCCTGCGGACAGCAGTCTGGTTTTGCCGTCTCCCAATGGTGCGACCCTGTCCTGTGCCGCTCGGGGGCAAACCGTTATCGCAGGCTGCCTGCGAAACGCCAGGGCTGTGGCGGGCTATTTACAACGGGTCGGCGGCGCAGTGACGTTTGTGCCTGCGGGGGAGAGATGGCCCGATGGCAACCTGCGCCCGGCTATTGAAGACCTGATCGGGGCCGGGGCGATCATCAGCGTCCTGCCCGGTCGGCGCTCTCCCGAGGCGCAGGTGGCGGAAGCGGCTTTCCAGGCCGTGGCGTCCCGTCTTATGCAGGTGCTGCTGGACAGTGCCAGTGGGCGGGAGTTGACCCAGCACGGGTTTCCCGAAGATGTCAGTATTGCCGGCCAGTTGAATGTCAGTGACGTGGTGCCGGTCTTCCGTGACGATGCCTATCGGTCGCTATAG
- a CDS encoding cupin domain-containing protein: MRKPVINIDDVELKPRPAAFAPKGEAAERYDSKVGMVGPQIGAAKLGYNITAVPPGMRAFPCHNHQVNEEMFFILDGDGEVRMGDAVYAIRKGDFVACPPGGPEVAHQIINTGSVELRYLAVSTKETPEVVDYPDSGKFGIFAELAPDAQGEPRRLLYVGREEQCLDYWDGE; the protein is encoded by the coding sequence ATGAGAAAACCGGTTATCAATATCGATGATGTCGAGCTGAAGCCGCGTCCGGCGGCGTTTGCCCCTAAAGGGGAGGCGGCAGAGCGGTATGACTCTAAGGTGGGGATGGTAGGGCCACAGATTGGAGCCGCCAAGCTGGGGTATAATATCACTGCGGTTCCGCCGGGCATGCGGGCCTTTCCATGCCATAATCACCAAGTCAACGAAGAGATGTTTTTTATCCTGGACGGCGATGGTGAAGTTCGTATGGGGGATGCCGTTTACGCCATCCGGAAAGGGGATTTCGTTGCCTGCCCTCCAGGCGGTCCGGAAGTCGCACATCAGATTATCAACACCGGGTCGGTGGAACTGCGTTATCTCGCCGTCAGCACGAAAGAGACGCCGGAGGTCGTTGATTATCCCGATTCGGGTAAGTTTGGCATATTTGCGGAACTGGCACCGGATGCCCAGGGAGAGCCTCGCCGCTTGTTGTATGTCGGGCGGGAAGAACAGTGTCTGGACTATTGGGACGGCGAGTAA
- a CDS encoding OmpA family protein, whose amino-acid sequence MKEFKKSLLAGLAVAGISSIALASGAVAGEGMPTGYYLGGAAGVGFMQDMDIDTATINEDADLDPGFAGVVSFGYKYDSNWRGEFELGYRRNDVDSVSGTGSISAGGDVSALTGMVNVLYDFENGSDFTPFVGAGLGAARIDIDGTLGNTVSVIDDSDTALAGQLIAGVGYKVSDTIDLTARYNFLAAPDVNVNAVNGTSVDSDYYNHAVMVGLRFHFGAPKSMPMEEPKPVAQVEPEPAPAPAPAPEPQPAPIVRTFLVFFDWDSTVLSDEAMAVLREAVANADRGGITRLVATGHADTSGPARYNVGLSERRAASVRDALKRLGLGDADIATYGKGETEPLVPTADGIREPQNRRVEIVLQ is encoded by the coding sequence ATGAAAGAATTTAAGAAAAGCCTGCTGGCCGGTCTGGCTGTTGCCGGTATTTCCAGCATCGCTTTGGCGTCCGGCGCCGTTGCGGGCGAAGGTATGCCGACCGGGTATTACCTGGGTGGTGCGGCTGGTGTCGGCTTCATGCAGGACATGGACATTGATACCGCCACGATCAACGAAGATGCGGATCTGGATCCGGGCTTCGCCGGTGTTGTGTCCTTCGGCTACAAATACGACAGCAACTGGCGCGGTGAATTCGAACTGGGTTATCGCCGCAATGACGTCGACAGCGTTTCCGGTACCGGCAGCATCAGCGCCGGGGGCGACGTGAGCGCCCTGACCGGCATGGTCAACGTGCTCTATGATTTCGAAAATGGCAGTGATTTCACGCCGTTCGTCGGTGCCGGCCTTGGTGCCGCGCGTATTGATATCGACGGCACTCTGGGTAACACCGTTTCCGTTATCGACGATTCCGACACGGCGCTTGCCGGTCAGTTGATCGCCGGTGTCGGCTACAAGGTCAGTGACACGATTGACCTGACCGCACGCTATAACTTCCTGGCGGCTCCGGACGTGAATGTGAACGCAGTCAACGGCACCAGTGTTGATAGCGACTACTATAACCATGCTGTTATGGTTGGCCTGCGTTTCCACTTCGGTGCGCCGAAGTCCATGCCGATGGAAGAACCGAAACCGGTCGCACAGGTTGAGCCGGAACCGGCTCCCGCACCGGCGCCTGCGCCCGAACCGCAGCCGGCTCCGATCGTTCGCACCTTCCTGGTCTTCTTCGACTGGGACAGCACGGTACTGAGCGATGAAGCCATGGCGGTCCTGCGCGAGGCTGTTGCAAATGCAGACCGTGGCGGCATTACCCGTCTGGTAGCAACCGGCCACGCGGATACCTCCGGTCCGGCGCGTTACAACGTCGGCCTGTCCGAGCGTCGTGCCGCGTCTGTCCGGGACGCGCTGAAGCGTCTGGGTCTGGGCGACGCAGATATCGCCACCTACGGTAAAGGCGAGACGGAACCGCTGGTCCCGACCGCTGACGGCATCCGTGAGCCGCAGAACCGCCGTGTGGAAATCGTTCTGCAGTAA
- a CDS encoding cation diffusion facilitator family transporter has product MAGGSKKVVFAAIGANAVIAAAKFTAAVVTGSAAMFSEAIHSTVDTGNQLLLLLGLYKAAKPADREHPFGYSKELYFWSFVVALLIFAVGAGVSIYEGIHKIIAPHAVENPLVNFVVLGIAAVVEGGAWLLALKEFNRTRGRYTIPQAVRRTKDPAVLAVLLEDSAAILGLVIAFGGVAGSYFLNMPVLDGVASVGIGLLLAAIAVVLAVETKALLIGEAASPEVVAAIRKLADQHAHVAEVNEILTMHLGPEDILVNLSLDFRNDIPAGMVESTVTELERQVKETMPQVRRIFIEVQSAKAHAEQVAQADNPA; this is encoded by the coding sequence ATGGCGGGCGGATCTAAGAAAGTTGTCTTTGCGGCGATTGGCGCCAATGCCGTGATTGCGGCAGCGAAATTTACCGCGGCGGTGGTGACCGGATCGGCGGCCATGTTCAGCGAGGCAATCCATTCCACGGTTGATACCGGTAATCAGCTTTTGCTGTTGCTGGGGCTATACAAGGCCGCAAAGCCAGCGGACCGGGAGCATCCGTTCGGCTATTCAAAGGAGCTTTATTTCTGGTCCTTCGTCGTAGCCTTGCTGATTTTCGCGGTCGGGGCAGGGGTGTCGATCTATGAAGGCATCCATAAGATTATTGCCCCCCATGCCGTCGAGAACCCGCTGGTGAACTTCGTCGTTCTGGGGATCGCTGCTGTGGTCGAAGGCGGGGCCTGGCTGCTGGCCCTGAAGGAATTCAATCGTACGCGCGGGCGTTACACCATCCCGCAGGCGGTACGCCGGACCAAGGACCCGGCGGTGCTGGCGGTCCTGCTGGAGGACAGCGCGGCGATCCTGGGGCTGGTGATCGCCTTTGGTGGCGTGGCGGGCAGCTATTTCCTGAATATGCCCGTGCTGGATGGCGTTGCCTCGGTCGGGATCGGCCTGTTGCTGGCGGCAATCGCCGTTGTCCTGGCCGTTGAAACCAAGGCCCTGCTCATCGGGGAGGCGGCGAGCCCGGAGGTGGTGGCAGCCATCCGCAAGCTGGCCGATCAGCATGCTCATGTGGCGGAGGTGAATGAAATCCTCACCATGCATCTGGGGCCGGAAGACATTCTGGTTAATCTAAGTCTGGATTTCCGCAATGATATCCCCGCTGGCATGGTGGAAAGCACGGTCACTGAACTGGAACGCCAGGTGAAGGAAACGATGCCGCAGGTCCGGCGTATTTTCATCGAGGTGCAATCCGCCAAGGCCCATGCGGAACAGGTTGCGCAGGCTGACAATCCGGCGTGA
- a CDS encoding cation:proton antiporter, whose translation MTIFDIAAALTVLAATFGLLNHHVIRLPHTIGLVVISLVTSIVILMLNAGWPELGIAPAVQGVLERIDFHEALMNGMLSFLLFAGALHVDLRTMREQVWAIGILATLGVILSTVMVGVAIWWLLNTMGLPIPLGYAMVFGALISPTDPVAVLGILKTVKIPRSLEIKIAGESLFNDGVGVVVFLVVLALAAGGHGGDGVDAGEVAILFAKEALGGSVLGLVAGYISYRALASLDEFALEVLITLALVMGTYGLAHHIHVSGPIAIVVAGLLIGNQGMSRAMSDKTRDHVQKFWVLLDEILNSILFLMIGFEVLVVGFNQSTLMAGAITIPIVLAARYISVGLPLTALRMLGERFTRGAIPVLTWGGLRGGISVALALSLPPSEVKPVILSITYVVVVFSIIAQGLTMKPLVARVVKTDEGSGKG comes from the coding sequence GTGACCATTTTCGACATCGCCGCCGCCCTGACGGTTCTGGCCGCCACTTTCGGGTTGCTGAACCATCACGTGATCCGACTGCCGCATACCATTGGCCTTGTGGTGATTTCGCTGGTCACGTCGATCGTCATTTTGATGTTGAATGCGGGCTGGCCGGAACTGGGCATTGCCCCTGCGGTACAGGGCGTCTTGGAACGCATTGATTTCCATGAGGCCCTGATGAACGGCATGTTGAGCTTCCTGTTGTTCGCGGGCGCCTTGCATGTGGACCTGCGCACCATGCGTGAACAGGTCTGGGCAATCGGCATTCTTGCAACCCTAGGCGTCATCCTGTCCACCGTCATGGTCGGCGTGGCGATCTGGTGGCTGCTGAATACCATGGGCCTGCCGATCCCGCTGGGCTATGCGATGGTCTTCGGCGCACTGATCAGCCCGACCGACCCGGTGGCGGTATTGGGTATTCTCAAGACCGTCAAAATCCCGCGATCGCTGGAAATCAAGATTGCCGGGGAATCCCTGTTCAATGACGGTGTCGGTGTTGTGGTTTTTCTGGTGGTTCTCGCGCTGGCCGCCGGAGGGCACGGCGGTGACGGCGTTGACGCCGGCGAGGTTGCAATCCTCTTTGCCAAGGAAGCCCTGGGCGGCAGCGTTCTTGGGCTGGTCGCGGGGTATATCAGCTATCGTGCGCTTGCCTCGCTGGATGAATTCGCATTGGAAGTGCTGATCACCCTGGCTTTGGTCATGGGCACCTACGGTCTGGCCCATCATATTCATGTCAGCGGACCGATCGCCATTGTCGTTGCGGGTCTGCTGATCGGTAATCAGGGTATGTCGCGCGCCATGAGCGACAAGACCCGTGACCATGTTCAGAAATTCTGGGTTTTGCTGGACGAAATCCTGAATTCCATCCTCTTCCTGATGATCGGTTTCGAGGTGCTGGTGGTCGGCTTCAACCAATCAACCCTGATGGCCGGTGCGATCACGATCCCGATTGTGCTGGCGGCGCGCTACATCTCGGTAGGACTGCCACTGACTGCGTTGCGCATGCTTGGCGAACGCTTCACCCGAGGCGCGATCCCCGTCCTGACCTGGGGCGGCCTGCGCGGCGGCATTTCCGTGGCGCTGGCCCTGTCCCTGCCGCCCAGCGAGGTCAAACCGGTGATCCTGTCGATCACCTATGTTGTGGTGGTCTTCTCGATCATCGCACAGGGCCTGACCATGAAGCCGCTGGTGGCGCGGGTGGTGAAGACGGACGAGGGCAGCGGCAAGGGTTGA
- a CDS encoding LysE family translocator, giving the protein MWEGGAVMGLEVYIPFVIAAVLLTVAPGPDAIYIVTRTLAQGRWSGFLSSWGIYCGAAIHVVAAALGLSAILASSALAFSIVKYIGAAYLLWLGIQALRSKGTGLSLDGALPILSPWRVFGQGVLVNLLNPKMSIFFLAFLPQFISPDRGPVFVQILALGATVIAIGIVWEAGLILCADRIAGRLRQSRRLTRWMDRAVGAVLVGLGIRLALQER; this is encoded by the coding sequence ATGTGGGAAGGTGGTGCTGTGATGGGACTGGAAGTCTATATCCCCTTTGTGATTGCGGCCGTTCTGCTGACTGTCGCGCCGGGCCCGGACGCCATCTATATCGTTACGCGGACCTTGGCGCAGGGGCGGTGGTCCGGTTTTTTGTCAAGCTGGGGCATTTATTGCGGGGCGGCCATCCATGTTGTGGCGGCAGCTCTGGGGCTGTCGGCCATATTGGCGAGTTCGGCGCTGGCCTTTTCCATCGTGAAATATATTGGCGCCGCCTATCTGCTTTGGCTTGGTATTCAGGCCCTGCGTTCCAAGGGAACGGGCCTTTCCCTGGACGGTGCGTTACCCATCCTGTCCCCTTGGCGGGTTTTCGGGCAGGGCGTTCTCGTCAATCTCCTGAATCCTAAAATGTCGATTTTCTTCCTGGCCTTCCTGCCGCAGTTCATCAGCCCGGACCGTGGCCCGGTGTTCGTCCAGATCCTGGCGCTGGGGGCAACGGTGATTGCCATTGGTATCGTCTGGGAGGCGGGATTGATCCTCTGTGCCGACCGGATCGCCGGACGTTTGCGCCAAAGCCGACGCCTGACCCGATGGATGGATCGGGCGGTTGGGGCTGTCCTTGTCGGTCTTGGTATCCGGCTGGCATTACAGGAACGTTAA
- a CDS encoding SDR family oxidoreductase, giving the protein MKKTVLITGGSRGIGREAALRLARDGWKVAINYRGNAEAADEVVDRIIDEGGEAVAFQGDVASEADVLALFDGTLEAFGRLDGFVNNAGIVAPSLKLADMEADRMKRVFDVNVFGAFLCAREAARRMSKSLGGEGGTIVNVSSIAARLGSPFEYVDYAASKGAIDTMTIGLAKELGPEGIRVNAVRPGVILTDIHASGGEPGRAERIGATTPLGRAGEASEIANSILWLLSDEASYVTGALLDVSGGR; this is encoded by the coding sequence ATGAAAAAGACAGTCTTGATTACCGGCGGCAGCCGGGGCATTGGCCGGGAAGCGGCCCTGCGGCTGGCGCGTGATGGCTGGAAGGTGGCGATCAATTATCGCGGCAACGCGGAGGCCGCCGACGAGGTCGTCGACCGGATTATCGACGAGGGGGGCGAGGCCGTCGCGTTTCAGGGCGATGTCGCCAGCGAGGCGGATGTACTCGCCTTGTTCGATGGGACGTTGGAAGCCTTCGGTCGCCTGGATGGTTTCGTCAATAATGCTGGTATTGTCGCGCCGTCATTGAAACTGGCGGATATGGAAGCCGATCGCATGAAGCGCGTCTTCGACGTCAATGTCTTCGGGGCCTTTCTTTGTGCCCGGGAGGCGGCACGCCGGATGTCCAAAAGTTTGGGTGGCGAGGGCGGGACTATCGTCAATGTTTCGTCCATCGCTGCCCGTCTGGGTTCTCCCTTCGAATATGTGGATTATGCGGCCAGCAAGGGCGCAATTGACACCATGACTATCGGCCTTGCTAAGGAGCTGGGGCCTGAGGGGATACGCGTCAACGCAGTCCGACCCGGCGTCATCCTCACCGATATCCATGCCTCCGGCGGCGAACCGGGCCGGGCGGAACGGATCGGCGCAACCACGCCGTTGGGCCGGGCGGGTGAGGCGTCTGAAATTGCTAACAGCATCCTCTGGCTGTTGAGTGACGAGGCATCCTATGTCACGGGCGCATTGCTGGATGTCTCCGGCGGGCGGTGA